The DNA region TTGATTCAGGCCTCAACTTATCGGAAAGCTACAAAACAAAAGGATAGAGAGCTCAAAGAAACAACACAGTAGGACAAAGACATTTTTAGAAGCTTGAATGTCATACCTTAATGTAGTATAATTCTTTCCGTTGCACATATTCTAGCCCGAGTTTCTCCCCTACTCGATTTTCTATGTAACTCATATATGAAGAAGGAACATCCGTATGGAAAGATCTTTTCATTTCTCTCAAATTAGTCTCAATCAATGAGTTAGTTTTTAGCGATTCTTTACAAGCTGAAGAAATCCTGCATCACAAAGAATTTGAGAAGGATTTTGAAACACACATCGCATACGAACGACCTAACAAAACAATGCTTCAAACACCACAAATTAAGCAGCGTGATACATATAACATATGAGGCGTTACATATAATATAACTATTTATACGTAAAAATGATACCCTATCTTGTGCCATTCTATGTCCCAATTTAAAGGATAACGCCAAGTGTCCATTCAATGTAGTAGTATCTTTGTGATCTTTTAATGTTGTAGGTCCAGGTGTGATTAGAAGGCGTTGAAGACATATTAAGTAACTAAAAGTGCGCTTTATCCACCAGCTTAACCTTTTAGATGCGGCCACACACTGCAACATGGTGTCAAAGTAGACAAAGATCTTAGGTTCAAGTCTCGCCTGAACTCATCATCAAAAGGAATCTTTACGTGCTTATCCCATCACACAATTACTATCCAACTACAAAATATCTTTGTTAATTGGTCATCTATAAACAATATTACACTTAAGCTAATGGTTGAATTGTTAGTCTATACTCTTCATcaacgttttttttttattttgacgtTCAGTTAAGCAGATTTCCTTTGTGGATGTCGGATAATATTAGGGAACAAAAAACATTCAGCTACGCATCATCCTAATTGCACTTGATTTTTATATACTCTAAATTCCCCATGATAGGAATTGCTTAAACATTTCCCAGCTTTCAATATCAAGCTATTTTATTTGTCTCGGTCCGAAAGGGGAAGAATTCGAGGGTACTGAACTAGGAGAAACAGCCACCCTATTTTTTATCTGGGGTTTTGGCCGTGTAATACACAATAAATTTTGAATTCAAATGACACATTGTCGTTCAGAGCAGAAAAGATTCCAAGTGTTAAAATTTCCCAATTAACACAACGATAAAGCATAATTCCTGTTTAGCTACAGAATCTATCTGACGCTAACCTGTTTCTTAGTAGTGGATAAAGCACAACATGTGATCAAATGAAGAAGACTGACCCGTAAAAGAGAACTTTTCCAAAACGGGCAACTACAGAGGGCTTTACTTGTGCCATATCAGCTTCCTCCATTTCACGCTTCATATGTTGAAATGACAAAAGTAAGTCCTGCTTCACATTTGCAGCAACGAAAAGCCATGGTGTATCTATAAGCTCATTCGTTCCTTCACTGCAACCTGAAAAGTATACATATAGATGAAGATCCTGAACTAAGATCTGAAAAATAGAAATACAAAAACTGAAATCCACAAAATCAGACAACGGATTTTAGAGATATACACCACTAAAATAGAAAGCCCAGTACAAACAAAGGTGGTCATAACAATATAAACAACACTTTAATGAAAGTAGGTATACGCGCCTTCATATACTTTACTAGCTACTTGGTCCTGTTACACATGGCAGTAGTAAAGGTAATTAGTCAAGGTGAGAAAATGTAGTTGGGATTCATTTAGCTTTATGTTAAATCCCCACTGGATACGACAGACACTTAGGAAATGCATCGGCTTCTCTACCAATTACTACAAATCAGGGGAAAATGTCATACATTGACTACTCCAAATcactttaaaacaaaaaaaaaaaaaaaaaaaaaaaaaaaaaaaaaaaaaaacttcttgcaattgtgacCATCTCCTCGACAATAAGTACTTACTCACTCCCAATGTTTACATAAAGCAACTTAACCTTAATAGTTAAATATTAAGGTAATAATTAACATGGTTAAGTGATAAGGAGTTCAATATGGATTTACCTAGGTCAATTTATGGCTAATCAATAAAGGATTTTATCTTCGAAGCCCATTGAAAAGGCAATGCAAGAGAAGTCATACAAATATGTAGGGGCGGGTGTTCGGGCAGTTGAATTGGATATGAAGAGTTCGGTTTGAATTTTCGGTTCTCGAATTGATGAAATTACAATCTTAATCCAATTCAAATAAGCTCGAATGGGATTGGATATTATAAGTTCAGTTTCAGGTTAATCGGTTTTGATTTTTGATCCCTAAAGGCATGCTTATTAGGAACGAAATTGATGTGCCCCAGTTACCAAGTTATATGTCTTAGCATAATGTGAAACCAAATATGTGGATTCAACAAAAAGTTGGTATCACTAAACCAAAAGGTATTAAGTCCAACTTTACAAGCTATAGTGTATTTAATTTGGTAGAAAATTCTATCTTGGATTACTATTATAATGGGTAGGGCTATAGGGTACTAATCTATTGGACCTGTGGACTAATTAGTATTGGGACATGTTATATGGGTAGGACTAAATATAAGgtattaaaaatttaaattttcggatatccaaaaatttGAAATACTAAATCTGGTATCCAACcccaaattttaaaaatttaaaaaataaaattcgaagtccaatccataatccaaaaaTCCAAACCAAATATCTAAAAAATTCAAATTTCGGTTTGGATTTCGGGTTGGCCCAAACTATGGCCACCCCTACAAATATGGTTGAATCTTTGGATGCCCTGAAAAAGATTTGAGGTGCTCGGGATTTGTGTTTAAAAGACAAATATATGTTGCTTTTATTGATTGTGTAAATTGGCTGTGGTAAGTTTATATTAAGGAAAACAGAAAGACGCCTTAAAACTTAGGATAAAAACAGGTAGCTTTATAAGATGATCTTTTTTTCCATTTATTCCGTTTATGTTTCCGGAATATTAGTTTTTCCAAGGTTTTCTCAGAAATATTAGGTCAACCAAATTTAATTTCATCCGTATAGAAGTTGTAGCTCACGTTCAAGAAGTTGCATCGCATTCCCCACATTGTTTGTACCCATCTAGTATAGCCGATAATATGGGAGAAAAACTCTCTAGGTACAGCCACTCGAGCATAAAACTACAAACGATTAATGAAGCATTTGTCAAGTACggtacaacttgtttggatggttgttacacaTTGAATTGTACGTTACACATTGAATTGTACTGTATTGTTTTGATAAATGTAACATTTGAATATATTGTATCATTTCCCATTGGCACATAATGTCACACATGATCAGCAATCTAAAGTAATTCTACGATACGATACAATAGACAACAACCATCGAAACAAGCTACTCCCGCCGTTCCCTTTTTGGCCTGTCCCAAAAAAGGGTGAAGTTTTCCAATTTCAACATGATAAGTTTACGATCATAAGCCTCTTTAATTTATGATCACAAGattaaaaaatcattttcttttttttttaaattccatgCTGAGTCAAacacacttaaattgagacggaaagAGTATTAGTAGAAGCAAAACGACATATCACTACTCTTCTACAGAAAGAAGTAGAAAGTAAGTGGCATACCTTGAGTTAAAAACAAAGAGAGAGGTTTTTGGCCTGATCTTAGCTCAAAGGAGTCAACTGGAACAGGTTGGAGGGTCACAAGAGACGAAAATCGAGAATCATCAGCCAAGCCAACGGAGAACCATCTCAAGACGGCATCATCAGTGTAAACGACGTTGCTCGTGCGAAAAATCTTGTCCTTTTTTCTCTTGTGATGATCCCAAAACGAATTGAGATTTACTTTTTTCCTGAAGCTAGCGGGTATTAGAGACTCCGGTGCAGGAGTTGGTTCCAACGGCGGCGAACCCTTTGTTTGCCTCTTGTGCGGAGGAATGTAAGCCATGCAGTGCAGAGTATGATCACTTGCTTTGTCTAGTCTTACTTTCCCTTCACTCTCCAATAATAAGCCATTGTGTATTCTTACTTTCCCTTTTGTGTCCCAGAAGAAAAAGACGGTCTCCTCTTTCTTATATACTAAGTTTCCCAATTTTAAAATTCTACTCGCTCCATCTCAAATTGTTTACTAAAaataattatcttaaattatttaTTATCTTAAAATTCATTATATCCTAGTAAAAATAacacataaataaaataaatattcaaACGATGAGGAATTATAACTTAGACCAATAAAGTAGGTCAAATGCCCCTCTTAATTAATTTCATGTCTAAGTTATAAATAAAGATTGTGATCACTTGCTGTGCACCAGTTGCTCGGTTTGTGAGATCATGGAACATTTTGGCGCTATACTTATGTAGAACCGCTACAATATAGAAAGTCAAAAATACTTCTAATAATTTagtcacttacattgcaaaaaaataactcaaaacttacattgcaaatctttaatccatatattataACCCATATGCACCCATATACAGTATGATACAATATTCTCATATACTTATATACacccatatataatattatacatcTAGATTTAGGTAATTTCTAATCAGATCTGAGCCACCGCAGGGAGGAGGCGGCCAGATCTGAGCCACCAAAAAATTGGCGTCGTTGGAGAAATTATGTTACTCCTTAATCACTAAAACAACAAAATAATGGAAAAACCTTGTGTTTGCGAGCGAAATCTTCAAGCTGAGACCGAAAAGTAGCAAGCTGCTCTTTCGTAAGATCTGTTCTCAATTTCGCCACATTTTCACCTAACGATCGATATTGATCCTTTAATGATGATCACAAAAACAAAATTTAGATTATTAAACAACAAAAACATACTAAATCTTTTTATTTAAAAAAGTGAAAATATGTAAATTTAGGTCACGAACCCTAGTTGCGGCGGCGTTCTGCAAACCTCCGATTCCCGGTCCTCCAGATCTAGATCTCTCTGTCTTTTTCAATGGTGCCGACCGCCAGCGTCGGCGCTGTCGTTGGGATGGCGGCGAAGCGAAGAAGAGAGGGGAGGGGGGAAGAGGATGTAGTGGgtggagagagagagggaggaggagGGAGTGGGTCATTTTTTGAAAGATTTAGCAAAATGAGTCAATTTTGGTTGCATTGCTACCCTAATTGACATAGGGTATAATTTTTTCTTATATTAAGTGCCCGTTTGGCCTAGTTTTCACTTTCTGGAAAAGTGTTTGAATATTGTTACAATGTTTCGGAATTCGAAAAATTCTAAAAAGCTATTTTACAATTTCATCTCAAATTACTcacaaaaatttaaaaacaatttCAATTTGTATTTATGTCTAAacacaacttcaatttccaaatactcccttcgtcccatattacttgtccactttaccTTTTACATGCCCTTAAAGAACTCATAAATAGAAGTGTATTTTTACTAACCCTTATCTCTCTCAAATTAATTGCACGATAATCAATATTGGTTACTTTAAAAAAGAATTATTGTTAAGGGCAAAGTaggaaaaatttaattaattctatcttgattttgtatgaacaagtaatttgagaCAGATAATTATAGTAATGTGGACAACTAATATGAGACAGAGGGATTACGATTTTCAACTTAAAACCAAATACTACTTCCTTTTTCCAAATTTATATCCAAACGCCCACTAAATATCTAGATTCCCAAAATGAGCATTCACATTATTTTTATCTGGGTTAAGACACACACCGATGACCTTTGAGCTTCTGCCAATTACACAGTTCTACACTGGTTCATTGAATTAGGAGTATTAGATttgatttaatttaattttaaaagccAAAGAGCCTGTAAATTAGGAGTATTAGATttgatttaatttaattttaaaagccAAAGAGcctatatatattaaattaaAGCTGGAAATGAAAACGGTGAGGTGGCACTTTCTAAGGCCAAAAAATATATTTCCTTTTTCtcctgtctttttttttttttttttttttttggcttttttcccttatttttcagtttttctcTTATATGATTTGAAGGTAAAATATTTAGAAAGACCACAACCATTATTAACCAATTAAATGGACAACTAATACTTGTTAATTTCTATTCCATCTTTCAACCGTTTATTGCTCATTTCATGTTCATGTGCTAATCATTTTAATCTCCAATTAAAGTGAATAATTAGTCTATTAATAATGTCCATGCTTTTTTATCTTCTTCTGAAGTCGTTGTATTTCCTCAAAGTTTTCATTCATTTGTCACTACAATGCTTCAGTCTTGAAGATGAATCTAAAAGCctaagattttttatttttttatttgctcTCTATGTATGTATTGTAGAGTTTTAGTTGTTAAATAAATCATCTTATTTGTTTTGATTTATTATGTATTAAACTGGAAATGGATGATGTATTATGTACCTACAGTGATTATTTTTGGAGCGTAGCCATACGTTAATTGTCGACAGAGAAGTTAATGTAAGAATGATGATCATGAACAATATTTTGAAGACCGATTTTTTATTTAACACGCGGTACGGATTACTTTTTTCTTATTCTGTTCCTTCTTCTACATAAATATTATCTGAGTTTTCTGAAATTTTTTGTTTATTTACTTATATGTATTTCTGTAGGGAACCACGCAATTTTAGTGGGTTGACATAATCACTAGCAAAGATTAGAGCTACGTACTTTGTATACTTTGAAATCACTGGAATCGAATTTGTTTATAATATAAGTGACTTGAGATTCATCAAGATTGGACCTATGTAAGTGCGCGTTTATCTAAAGAGACCACAAAGGATGTCTGAACAAGTATTTTCTTCTAAAAGACTACAATTTTTTATGTTTTAAGTTTTGAGTTTCTTTCATTCCCTATTTTCTGAATTTTCTTGAGAGTATTAATCAGGCTTGAATTTTTGtttctatagcttgtaataaCTTATATTTGAGTAATTGTACTCAATATCAATTTTGTTTGAGGCGctactattattttttttaagattATTTAGACATAAAGTTGTACTACATAAAACAATTCAATTTTACTATTTCAGATTGATAAAGTTGATTTTTTACTTTTTGAATTTTCTGCCTACCTAGAGTAAAAGAACATTAAGTCCTTCAAAATTTCAGTATCCTCTCATTATTTATGCAATTTTAATTAATCAAGCTTGAATAGATTTGGTAATATAAAATTTGTTAGTAGTTATCTGCTTTTATATTTCAATAGTTTTGTGTTTATATTTTCGAAAAGTAAAATTTAGTTGACTAGGTCGTATACATGACAAACACTTCTActttgttataccccgcgtttgaTACACTGAGTTCCGCTGTAAGATAGCCGACGTGAAATTAGTAAGTAAGGATGTTGTCAAGGTTATAAGATTCTACATGATTATTCCACATATGCGGGAGTTTAAGTGGTGTACAGCAAGTATCGGAAGTTGGGAGGTGAAAGAAACCAGAAAAATTTTGAGTTCTGCAGCAGAGTAATTCGACggtcaagtcgacggaccgtcgactggTCGACGAGTCGTCGACCTTCCCGTCGAAACTCTGAGAGATTCAAAAGCTCCCGCTGGTCGACTATGGcgagtcgacggaccgtcgacccggTCGTCGAACCGCAGGCGGTGGAAAGTTTTTTCTCTCGTATAAATAAAAGTCCCACGACTTGGATCATTTATTTTCATCAAAAATCAGACCTTTCTAGATCCTTCAAGTTCTCTCTACACTCTCCACTCATCCATACACTTCCTAAGCcaaattcaagtgaaaatcaagcctTGGAACCCTAAGATAGCTCATCAGTGATGATTATCTTTGTTCTTAATTAAAGTTTATGGTGGTTTTGGTTCAAAACAAGATTGGGGGAGTTAGGGTTCTTCAAGATTAAGGTAtgttctctctttctttcttatgttgagttgatttggagattAATAAGTCATAAAGGTGAAGGAAATTGTGGTAGAAAAGGTTATGGGACATGGTGTTGGAGTTGTTGGTTGTGAATGAaatttgaaaggaagttttggattgTTTTAGGTGCAAATTGCATATATTTTTCCTAAATATGGAAactattgatgttgttattgttattgggagttgttttggaatttggtggaagtcgataaaattggggaagtgttgcccaaattccgctagctcgttagttacactagtttgaacttaagagtgttttcaagacttaaccttagcatgaatcctcttgaatgtagatttgcgagcttgggaggagaacgttaagtaattaaggagacgtaaaggtatgttaaggctaaccctttctttctaaaggcatgatttctttattGTGAACCCATCCATGATATCCATAATGCCCtatttcctagaaatgctagaagctcataattctcaaagttctcatgatattgttgattTTGTTTATCGTCGTTGATCTCATCTCATGATAGTTgacctctaaggaaagatatagtgataatgatgatcccataatggtaatcggaggttcaccgaccttatgtcactccgatagaattgTAATGCTTCCTTTGGATCCTCATGTAtgccatatatgtatatttaactATTTTTCGACACCGAGCCTATACGGTCGGGTATGATaactattgtgcacaccactgcagttgggtacggacaacaccgagccCTGTTACGGCTaagtacggataacactgagtcttattatggccgggtacagacaacaccgagcctatatggccgggtatggtatcattatatgtatatgtatggaatgtTTCCTTTAGAGAAAGGTTAGGTATGCATGACAATCGTCTTAAGAGGTACTATGAGGCATAAATTGCTCTATTTATTTTATGCTATCTTCATGCTGccatcatgttactattcatgccttacatatgcagtacattgttcgtactgacgtccttttgcttgtggacgctacgttcatgcccgcagtgtcacaacccaactagagggccatgacgggcacccagagctaacacaCCGAATACCTtgaaacatacatctcataatcatttctgggtggaccataaagatagctcatggatagcataatctgtaaggacatatatcacaatataatgacacatctctatataatcttcaataattatgcccatcgtcaccagccgacaaggctattaaaatattatacaacaatatgaactggtagggttatgaaacgtctaacggtacacacatgactacgagcctctactgtgaCCATCAGGACCAATATCAAATAGATGGCAACTCCGAAATAAGTGGAGTactcctgagaatccgctaatAAAGCACCTACAGATCAGGTCcgcctacctgtctacctgcgggcatgaacgtagcgtccacaagaaaggacgtcagtacgaatagtgcactgagtgtgtaaggcatgaataataacatgattAAAGCACGAAgaatagcataagataaaagaaccgtttatATCTCATAATACCTTTTAAAACATTTGTCATACTCATTTACCCTTTTTCTAGAAGAAACACTTCTTACATCCACATGCTTACATATGCAATAActtacaatacaatacaatacaacatcgTACctagccatataggctcggtattatccgtacccgaccctttgGGGACTCTGTGGTATCCGtatccggccctttcgggactcggtagtatccgtacccggccctttagggaCTCGATCacacatgactatatatatacatacataagagtacataaataaaagcacatcatcagcatcattatcattatcactacatctttccttagaggatcaactatcgtaagatgagatcaatgGTGTCATGAGAGTATTAAGAACGATGAACTTGGATAGCATTggaaatggaattatcatcatcgttatatatcacctcgaaggaacaagtattatgaggtgtgatcaacaacaatggataaaatcaaggaaatcatgaaataaactcaataatctcataatagcattaaaatcataagctttggaatctctagaaatggaatcatcatcatcacgttgatcatagaaaacatctcatatgtagtatcataagaagtttttaagaatcatgaacttctaacttttgagaataagaatgttatggaaaacatgtgtgGATTCATAAGGAAAGAATCATGCCCTTAGAAataaaagggactagccttaacataccttttcggtcgccttaactttaactatttaacgcttatactcccaagctcgtaaatctacattcaagagaattcatattattgttaggcttgtcgtcatatgcttgtcttaagccctcaaattagttccttttaaaatctgccaaaattcgggcagcatctcccttgtttatatccctagcccgaaatcacaataccaacaaaacaaaaacattagcaatactaatatcaacatgatcatcatcaataccaaaatactccataaaacatcccacacgatgtttttcaacatacaacaacaatatacactttctttcttcccaatcaaggagcataatctcatcaacacaccaacatcattagataccatccatatacatgtaaatcagcccaaccacacggccacaacatgctcaaaacagtccataaacacaacaactacaacacaacactttatgacctttcctccataactattttcacttttaagacttgctaaaccttcaaaccaactcaacataagagataggatgaagaaaataccttatacttaaagaaatttagccacaccaactttcttcaagaccaaactcaccacaacatcaagtagaagcaagaacaatcacttttcatagacaagtttggtgtaatcttgttaaattcttgatttaatgggttataaatgtttgggggatgtgttaggagatttctataactcatgggagtgtaaaaaatgctgaaaaaatcgggttgatggggtttttataccccttgaaagtaggtggaaccgactttcccaagtaGGACCCGCGGACGTCATTTGGCAGTTTGgagggttatcttaaaatggctaTAACTCCTTACTCCAatgtcgttttgacgagcggtttgttgcgttggaaactaacctcgacgaacttaattttaggattttgaaacaccttaaaactcctaatatacctggagatatatccctccaaatttgacccaaaattctatccaaaattctgccaacttttttccaaatttttgacaaacttatttccttcggttgcttggtcccggaat from Lycium barbarum isolate Lr01 chromosome 10, ASM1917538v2, whole genome shotgun sequence includes:
- the LOC132613631 gene encoding uncharacterized protein LOC132613631 isoform X1 codes for the protein MAYIPPHKRQTKGSPPLEPTPAPESLIPASFRKKVNLNSFWDHHKRKKDKIFRTSNVVYTDDAVLRWFSVGLADDSRFSSLVTLQPVPVDSFELRSGQKPLSLFLTQGCSEGTNELIDTPWLFVAANVKQDLLLSFQHMKREMEEADMAQVKPSVVARFGKVLFYGISSACKESLKTNSLIETNLREMKRSFHTDVPSSYMSYIENRVGEKLGLEYVQRKELYYIKLSDKLRPESTVSCKCTVSRDQKKIQLYKIELNRVRHMVADMSCLGKSSDLRLILYTKKIKMALSDEEINEIKDLIGSAIMDSEVQGGLRWPFGKISSGGRYAVIAIGHTTSKSYRNSSIRFKLRHANRFDFRSSIGEVTREIFLKMPGIISQLRKQTVEESLVFELLEDNLKLIWDHCLLDGSSS
- the LOC132613631 gene encoding uncharacterized protein LOC132613631 isoform X2, with product MAYIPPHKRQTKGSPPLEPTPAPESLIPASFRKKVNLNSFWDHHKRKKDKIFRTSNVVYTDDAVLRWFSVGLADDSRFSSLVTLQPVPVDSFELRSGQKPLSLFLTQGCSEGTNELIDTPWLFVAANVKQDLLLSFQHMKREMEEADMAQVKPSVVARFGKVLFYGISSACKESLKTNSLIETNLREMKRSFHTDVPSSYMSYIENRVGEKLGLEYVQRKELYYIKLSDKLRPESTVSCKCTVSRDQKKIQLYKIELNRVRHMVADMSCLGKSSDLRLILYTKKIKMALSKQTVEESLVFELLEDNLKLIWDHCLLDGSSS